CGTCCCCACGGCCCAGCGGTACGACTGGCGATCCATCTTCCCCAGCCGATCCCACAGCTTGATCGTGAAGGCGTAGACGCCGCTGTCGGGAGCGGATCCGCTCAGGACTCCTGTCTCCTGATCGAGCGCCAGGCTGTCCGGCAGTGGGCTCGCGCGGTCGACCTCCCACGCGTAGGGCGGACTCCCCCCGCGACCCACCAGGGTTGCCGCATAGAGTTGTCCCGCGACGCCGTCGAGAAGATCGGTGGTCGTGATGTTCAGGCCGTACGGAGCCGTCTCCCGGTGGCAGAGAACCCAGCGGTCGGGATCGACCGTGACGCCGATGGCCGGCCCGTCCAGCTCGAACTCGAAGTCGATGTGATCGGGATCGTTCCAGATCCTCTTTCGGACTGCGCCTCCCCCATCGAGCGCGATCTCCAGATCGAGCGGCATCGTGAAGAACCCCGCAGTCTGCTGCTTCTGGGCGATATGGATCGCCACCGAAGGCGTGGTCGGGTCACCGAGCGGGAGGTAAGAGACCTCGTATCGGGGCCGGTCGACGCCGTAGATCCACGAATCGAAGAACCAGTCGAGGGACCGCCCGCCGACCTGTTCCGCGATCGACTGGAACTCCTCCGTCGTGGTCGAACGATACTCGGTCGCGGCGCGGTACGCCGCCAGAACGTCGTAGAAGAGGGAATCGCCAAGAACGCCGCGCAGCATGTGGACCGCCCAAGCCCCTTTGTTGTAGATCGTGTTTGAGTCGAACAGGTAGCGCGGATCATAGAGGGGTCCGCTCGGGTCCCAGACCGCCTGGTCGCCCACCATGTAGTCCCTGTAGGCCGAAGGTCCGCCAAGGTGCTCGAACCAGAGCGCCTCCGCGTGGGAGGCGAACCCTTCGTTGAGCCAGATGTCCCGCCAGTCCGCCGGGCTCGTCATGTCTCCCCACCACTGGTGCGCCAGCTCGTGCACGAGGATCCAGTCGTAGTTGTGCCCGCCGGTGATCAGCATGCCTCCGTAGCTGGTGTTCGTCTGATGCTCCATCGCCCCGCGCCAAGGGAAGAGGGCATGGCCGTACTTCTCCCGGATGAAGGGGTAGGGGCCATAACGATCCGCGAAGACGGCGATCGCCGGCGCCGTGATCGACAGGTCTTCCTGGGCCTGCGCGAGCTTG
The sequence above is a segment of the Candidatus Eisenbacteria bacterium genome. Coding sequences within it:
- a CDS encoding M1 family metallopeptidase, which translates into the protein PRESGGTAFGWASHNGIPLIWSLSEPEGARDWWPCKDRPVDKADSIDVLLRGPEGFVLTSNGLLVEEIPHEDGSRTYHWKHTYPISTYLVSVTGTVYERIEDRYVSAEGDTMLIEHFVYPDKLAQAQEDLSITAPAIAVFADRYGPYPFIREKYGHALFPWRGAMEHQTNTSYGGMLITGGHNYDWILVHELAHQWWGDMTSPADWRDIWLNEGFASHAEALWFEHLGGPSAYRDYMVGDQAVWDPSGPLYDPRYLFDSNTIYNKGAWAVHMLRGVLGDSLFYDVLAAYRAATEYRSTTTEEFQSIAEQVGGRSLDWFFDSWIYGVDRPRYEVSYLPLGDPTTPSVAIHIAQKQQTAGFFTMPLDLEIALDGGGAVRKRIWNDPDHIDFEFELDGPAIGVTVDPDRWVLCHRETAPYGLNITTTDLLDGVAGQLYAATLVGRGGSPPYAWEVDRASPLPDSLALDQETGVLSGSAPDSGVYAFTIKLWDRLGKMDRQSYRWAVGT